DNA from Pristiophorus japonicus isolate sPriJap1 unplaced genomic scaffold, sPriJap1.hap1 HAP1_SCAFFOLD_879, whole genome shotgun sequence:
cagtacggggatcagtccggGGATCAGTCCCTGGATCAGTACGGGgaccagtcccgggatcagtacggggaccagtcccgggatcagtacggggatcagtacggggatcagtcccgggacCAGTACGGGAttcagtcccgggatcagtacggggatcagtatggggaccagtcccgggatcagtacggggaccagTACGGGGACCAGACCTGGGATCAGTACAGGGACCAAACccgggatcagtcccgggatcagtacggggatcagtcccgggatcagtacggggaccagtcccgggatcagtacggggatcagtacggggatcagtacggggatcagtcccgggatcagtcccgggatcagtcccgggatcagtcccgggatcagtacggggatcagtacggggatcagtcccgggaccagtacggggatcagtaccgGGATCAGtaccgggatcagtacggggatcagtcccgggaccagtacggggatcagtcccgggaccagtacgaggatcagtcccgggatcagtacggggaccagtcccgggatcagtacggggatcagtccctggatcagtacggggaccagtcccgggatcagtacggggatcagtcccgggatcagtacggggatcagtacggggatcagtacggggatcagtcccgggacCAGTACGGGAATCAGTCCCGGGACCAGTACGGGGACCAGacccgggatcagtacggggaccagtaccgggatcagtcccgggatcagtcccgggatcagtcccgggaccagtacggggatcagtcccaggatcagtacggggatcagtcccaggatcagtacggggaccagtcccgggatcagtcccgggatcagtatggggaccagtcccgggatcagtacggggaccagTCCCATGATCAGTcacgggatcagtacggggatcagtcctgGGATCAGtgcggggatcagtacggggatcagtacggggatcagtacggggatcagtcccgggacCAGTATCAGGATCAGTACGGGgaccagtcccgggatcagtacggggatcagtacggggatcagtacggggatcagtcccgggatcagtcccgggatcagtacggggatcagtcccgggaccagtacggggatcagtcccgggatcagtacggggatcagtaccgGGATCAGTACCGGgaccagtcccgggatcagtacggggaccagtcccgggatcagtacggggatcagtcccgggatcagtacggggatcagtacggggaccagTACGGGGACCAGTCCCCGGATCAGTCCCCGGATCAGTCcccggatcagtacggggatcaataCGGGGATCAatacggggatcagtacggggatcagtacggggatcagtacggggatcagtcccgggaccagtacggggatcagtcccgggatcagtacggggatcagtacggggatcagtacggggaccaatcccgggatcagtacggggatcagtcccgggatcagtacggggatcagtacgaggatcagtacagggttcagtacggggatcagtacggggatcagtacggggatcagtacggggatcagtcccgggaccagtacggggatcagtcccgggatcagtcccgggatcagtacggggatcagtaccgggatcagtcccgggatcagtacggggatcagtacggggatcagtacggggatcagtacggggaccagtcccgggatcagtcacgggatcagtacggggatcagtacggggatcagtctcgggatcagtacggggatcagtacggggatcagtacggggatcagtcccgggacCAGTATCAGGATCAGTACGGGgaccagtcccgggatcagtacggggatcagtacggggatcagtacggggatcagtacggggatcagtcccgggatcagtcccgggatcagtcccgggatcagtacggggatcagtacggggatcagtcccgggatcagtacggggatcagtcctgggatcagtcccgggatcagtacggggatcagtcccgggaccagtacggggatcagtacggggatcagtcccgggatcagtacggggaccagtcccgggatcagtacggggatcagtacggggatcagtcccaggaccagtacggggatcagtccggGGATCAGTCCCTGGATCAGTACGGGgaccagtcccgggatcagtacggggaccagtcccgggatcagtacggggatcagtacggggatcagtcccgggacCAGTACGGGAttcagtcccgggatcagtacggggatcagtatggggaccagtcccgggatcagtacggggaccagTACGGGGACCAGACCTGGGATCAGTACAGGGACCAGTCCCGGGACCAGTACGGGGACCAGTCCCGGgaccagtacggggatcagtcccgggatcagtacggggaccagTACGGGGACCAGTACGGGgaccagtcccgggatcagtacggggaccaaacccgggatcagtcccgggatcagtacggggatcagtcccgggatcagtacggggaccagtcccgggatcagtacggggatcagtacggggatcagtacggggatcagtcccgggatcagtcccgggatcagtcccgggatcagtcccgggatcagtcccgggatcagtacggggatcagtacggggatcagtacggggatcagtcccgggaccagtacggggatcagtaccgGGATCAGtaccgggatcagtacggggatcagtcccgggaccagtacggggatcagtatcgggaccagtacggggatcagtcccgggatcagtacggggaccagtcccgggatcagtacggggatcagtccctggatcagtacggggaccagtcccgggatcagtacggggatcagtcccgggatcagtacggggatcagtacggggatcagtacggggatcagtacggggatcagtcccgggaccagtacggggatcagtcccgggaccagtacggggatcagtcccgggaccagtacggggatcagtcccgggaccagtacggggatcagtacggggaccagtcccgggatcagtacggggaccagTACGGGGACCAGacccgggatcagtacggggaccagtaccgggatcagtcccgggatcagtactgggatcagtcccgggaccagtacggggatcagtcccaggatcagtacggggatcagtcccaggatcagtacggggaccagtcccgggatcagtcccgggatcagtcccgggatcagtcccgggatcagtatggggaccagtcccgggatcagtacggaGACCAGTCCCATGATCAGTcacgggatcagtacggggatcagtcctgGGATCAGtgcggggatcagtacggggatcagtacggggatcagtcccgggatcagtcccgggatcagtacggggatcagtacggggatcagtacggggatcagtcctgGGATCAGtgcggggatcagtacggggatcagtacggggatcagtcccgggatcagtcccgggatcagtacggggatcagtacggggatcagtacggggatcagtacggggatcagtacggggatcagtcccgggacCAGTAtcaggatcagtacggggatcagtcccgggatcagtacggggatcagtacggggatcagtacggggatcagtcccgggatcagtcccgggatcagtacggggatcagtacggggatcagtcccgggatcagtacggggatcagtcccgggatcagtatggggatcagtcccgggatcagtacggggatcagtatggggatcagtacggggatcagtccccggatcagtcccgggatcagtcacgggatcagtacggggatcagtctcGGGATgagtacggggatcagtacggggatcagtcccgggacCAGTATCAGGATCAGTACGGGgaccagtcccgggatcagtacggggatcagtcccgggatcagtacggggatcagtacggggatcagtacggggatcagtcccgggatcagtacggggaccagtcccgggatcagtcccgggatcagtacggggatcagtacggggaccagtcccgggctcagtacggggatcagtcccgggatcagtcccgggatcagtacggggaccagtcccacgatcagtcccgggatcagtacggggatcagtcccgggatcagtacgaggatcagtcccgggatcagtacggggatcagtacggggatcagtacggggatcagtacggggaccagtcccgggaccagtacggggatcagtcccgggatcagtacggggatcagtacggggatcagtacggggatcagtacggggaccagtcccaggatcagtcccgggatcagtacggggatcagtcccgggatcagtacggggaccagtcccgggatcagtacggggaccagtcccgggatcagtacggggataaaTACGGGGATCAGTCCGGATATCAGTACGGGGACCAGTCCCAGGATCAGtccggggatcagtacggggaccagtcccaggatcagtacggggatcagtcccgggatcagtacggggatcagtacggggaccagTACGGGGACCAGTCCCCGGATCAGTCCCCGGATCAGTCCCCGGATCAGTATGGGGATCAGTACGAGGATCAGTACGAGGATCAGTACGaggatcagtcccgggatcagtcccgggatcagtcccgggatcagtacggggatcaatacggggatcagtacggggatcagtcccgggatcagtacggggatcaatacggggatcagtacggggaccagtcccgggatgagtacggggatcagtccggggatcagtacggggatcagtcccgggatcagtacggggatcagtacggggatcagtacggggatcagtacggggatcagtcccgggaccagtacggggatcagtcccgggatcagtacggggatcagtacggggaccagTACGGGGACCAatcccgggatcagtacggggatcagtcccgggatcagtacggggatcagtacgaggatcagtacggggttcagtacggggatcagtacggggatcagtacggggatcagtacggggatcagtcccgggatcagtcccgggatcagtacggggatcagtacggggatcagtacggggatcagtcccgggatcagtacggggatcagtacggggatcagtacggggatcagtacggggaccagtcccgggatcagtcacgggatcagtacggggatcagtctcgggatcagtacggggatcagtacggggatcagtacggggatcagtacggggatcagtcccgggacCAGTATCAGGATCAGTACGGGGACCAGTCccgggatcagtcccgggatcagtacggggatcagtacggggatcagtcccgggatcagtacggggatcagtcctgggatcagtcccgggatcagtcccgggatcagtacggggatcagtcccgggaccagtacggggatcagtcccgggatcagtacggggaccagtcccgggatcagtacggggatcagtacggggatcagtcccaggaccagtacggggatcagtccggGGATCAGTCCCTGGATCAGTACGGGgaccagtcccgggatcagtacggggaccagtcccgggatcagtacggggatcagtacggggatcagtcccgggacCAGTACGGGAttcagtcccgggatcagtacggggatcagtatggggaccagtcccgggatcagtacggggaccagTACGGGGACCAGACCTGGGATCAGTACAGGGACCAGTCCCGGGACCAGTACGGGGACCAGTCCCGGGACCAGTACCGGGATCAGTGCGGGGACCAATACGGGGACCAGTACGGGgaccagtcccgggatcagtacggggaccaaacccgggatcagtcccgggatcagtacggggatcagtcccgggatcagtacggggaccagtcccgggatcagtacggggatcagtacggggatcagtcccgggatcagtcccgggatcagtcccgggatcagtacggggatcagtacggggatcagtcccgggaccagtacggggatcagtaccgGGATCAGtaccgggatcagtacggggatcagtcccgggaccagtacggggatcagtcccgggaccagtacggggatcagtcccgggatcagtacggggaccagtcccgggatcagtacggggatcagtccctggatcagtacggggaccagtcccgggatcagtacggggatcagtcccgggatcagtacggggatcagtacggggatcagtacggggatcagtcccgggaccagtacggggatcagtctcgggaccagtacggggatcagtcccgggaccagtacggggatcagtcccgggaccagtacggggatcagtacggggatcagtacggggaccagtcccgggatcagtacggggaccagTACGGGGACCAGacccgggatcagtacggggaccagtaccgggatcagtcccgggatcagtactgggatcagtcccgggaccagtacggggatcagtcccaggatcagtacggggatcagtcccaGGATCAGTATGGGGACCAGTCccgggatcagtcccgggatcagtcccgggatcagtatggggaccagtcccgggatcagtacggggaccagTCCCATGATCAGTcacgggatcagtacggggatcagtcctgGGATCAGtgcggggatcagtacggggatcagtacggggatcagtcccgggatcagtcccgggatcagtacggggatcagtacggggatcagtcccgggacCAGTATcgggatcagtcccgggatcagtcccgggatcagtacggggatcagtcccaggaccagtacggggatcagtcccgggatcagtacggggatcagtaccgGATCAGTACCGGgaccagtcccgggatcagtacggggaccagtcccgggatcagtacggggatcagtcccgggatcagtacggggatcagtacggggaccagTACGGGGACCAGTCCCCGGATCAGTCCCCGGATCAGTCCCCGGATCAGTATGGGGATCAGTACGAGGATCAGTACGAGGATCAGTAcgaggatcagtacggggatcagtcccaggaccagtacggggatcagtcccgggatcagtacggggatcagtacggggatcagtacggggatcagtacggggatcagtcccaggaccagtacggggatcagtcccgggatcagtacggggatcagtacggggatcagtacggggaccagTACGGGGACCAatcccgggatcagtacggggatcagtcccgggatcagtacggggatcagtacgaggatcagtacggggttcagtacggggatcagtacggggatcagtcccgggaccagtacggggatcagtcccgggatcagtcccgggatcagtacggggatcagtacggggatcagtcccgggatcagtacggggatcagtacggggatcagtacggggaccagTCCCGGGATCAGTCACGGGATCAGTcacgggatcagtacggggatcagtctcgggat
Protein-coding regions in this window:
- the LOC139257598 gene encoding methionine-rich protein-like, translating into MGTSPGISTETSPMISHGIIRGSVRGSVPGSVPGSVRGSGSVPGSVPGSVRGSIRGSAPPPSGPPSYSETKFGNV